The following are encoded together in the Planococcus antarcticus DSM 14505 genome:
- a CDS encoding MFS transporter: MKLNLKEWKVPVILLGSLGIASIGDFIYLIAINIIVYQMTGSAAAVAGLWVVSPLTNIVTKFWTGSFIDYRSKKNIVVVTFILRAAFIAMIPFAATLFAVYTILVLLSIAKSFFGPASMTYVAVLVSPQKRKRFNSLWSFTSSGAFIIGPAIGGSLILLTNISVTLWLNAGFFLVAALLLILLPETEKNQQEKIPALTLSQVAKDFTVVFDFMNGRKYVSVIYLGFLTVMLFSFAMDAQEVVFTQQVIGLSEIEYSLLISITGIGSVSGALLLSLFANKISIRYMIVIGMLMMTAGYVVYAFSWSFASVTVGFVILGFFNVFVNAGIMTFYQNNVPVSIMGRVTSIFGLIQSFFQIFFILAIGLLADFISLKLTIGSLAIIMLITTVLYTVAVLNPKYSSWYEEEERESQEKLASING; encoded by the coding sequence TTGAAACTGAATTTAAAAGAATGGAAGGTACCGGTCATTTTACTGGGTTCTCTGGGAATTGCTAGTATCGGCGATTTTATTTATCTGATTGCAATTAATATCATCGTTTATCAAATGACAGGATCTGCGGCTGCAGTAGCAGGTTTGTGGGTGGTCAGTCCATTAACCAACATTGTGACAAAGTTTTGGACAGGCAGCTTTATAGATTACCGGAGTAAGAAAAATATAGTGGTGGTGACATTCATTTTAAGAGCGGCTTTTATCGCAATGATTCCTTTTGCGGCTACTCTTTTTGCAGTGTACACGATTCTCGTTCTGCTGAGCATTGCTAAATCGTTTTTTGGACCGGCGTCCATGACCTATGTCGCGGTGCTGGTCTCTCCGCAAAAGAGAAAGCGATTCAACTCATTGTGGTCATTTACATCTTCTGGCGCTTTTATCATCGGGCCGGCTATAGGGGGATCGCTTATTTTGTTGACCAATATTTCAGTGACCTTATGGCTGAACGCCGGGTTCTTTTTGGTTGCTGCACTTCTTTTGATCCTTTTGCCGGAAACCGAAAAAAATCAACAAGAAAAGATTCCTGCTTTGACTCTTTCTCAAGTAGCCAAAGATTTTACAGTCGTATTTGATTTTATGAACGGCAGGAAATATGTTTCAGTGATTTATCTAGGGTTTTTAACAGTTATGCTGTTTTCCTTTGCCATGGATGCTCAAGAGGTTGTCTTCACCCAGCAAGTGATAGGCCTGTCTGAAATAGAATACAGTCTGCTCATCAGTATCACAGGCATCGGTTCAGTGAGTGGTGCGCTGTTGCTTTCTCTGTTTGCAAATAAGATTTCGATTCGCTACATGATTGTCATAGGAATGCTGATGATGACGGCCGGTTATGTCGTTTATGCATTTTCCTGGTCTTTCGCATCCGTTACAGTGGGCTTTGTCATCCTCGGGTTTTTTAACGTTTTCGTAAATGCAGGAATCATGACATTCTATCAAAACAATGTTCCGGTTTCCATTATGGGCAGAGTGACGAGTATCTTTGGTCTGATCCAAAGTTTTTTTCAAATCTTTTTTATCCTAGCCATTGGCTTGCTGGCTGATTTTATTTCTTTAAAGTTAACAATCGGCTCACTTGCAATAATCATGCTAATTACCACTGTGTTGTACACCGTAGCTGTTTTAAATCCGAAGTATTCCAGTTGGTACGAGGAAGAGGAGAGGGAGTCTCAAGAAAAGTTAGCTTCAATTAATGGATAA
- a CDS encoding ArsR/SmtB family transcription factor, with protein MFKALNDSTRRLIQDELSKHNEMTLYELTVRLITKHNLVISRQAIAKHLSILDEAELVKSTRKGKCQVLTFNKKTLENLLEDWIK; from the coding sequence ATATTCAAAGCACTCAATGACTCGACACGGCGATTAATACAGGACGAACTGTCCAAACATAATGAAATGACTTTATACGAACTAACAGTTCGCCTGATTACGAAGCACAATCTCGTTATTTCTCGGCAGGCAATCGCAAAACACCTCTCCATATTAGATGAAGCAGAGCTGGTGAAATCAACTAGAAAGGGGAAGTGCCAGGTGCTAACTTTCAACAAAAAAACATTGGAAAATTTGCTTGAGGATTGGATCAAGTAG
- a CDS encoding heavy-metal-associated domain-containing protein has product MTLVKFQLEPLTCPSCIKKIEGKVEKMDGVEEVKVLFNSSKVKTVFDKDKVTSEELKKVIEKLGYPVVA; this is encoded by the coding sequence ATGACTTTAGTTAAATTCCAATTAGAACCTTTGACTTGCCCTTCTTGTATTAAAAAAATTGAAGGGAAAGTCGAAAAAATGGACGGTGTGGAAGAAGTAAAAGTATTATTTAATTCCAGTAAAGTAAAGACGGTTTTTGATAAAGACAAAGTGACTTCCGAGGAATTGAAGAAGGTCATCGAGAAACTCGGTTATCCAGTGGTGGCTTAG
- a CDS encoding TetR/AcrR family transcriptional regulator, with amino-acid sequence MKADLILQTAISHFAKEGYEGASLSKIAEEVGIKKPSIYAHYKGKDNLFLSALQYSFHTQKIQLASYFDSMREESLESLLLGYFEWLAKESRDNERTKFILRVAYFPPLKLEKEVGELFNPFFDTMHQHLTRILRERHRYENVLHSVDFSNTALAYLTVIEGTMSELVYSGIERYEKRLQAIWPIFWRGLIN; translated from the coding sequence ATGAAAGCTGATCTTATTCTCCAAACTGCTATAAGCCATTTTGCTAAAGAAGGCTACGAAGGTGCTTCACTCAGCAAAATCGCTGAAGAAGTAGGAATCAAAAAACCATCGATTTATGCCCATTACAAAGGAAAAGACAATTTATTTTTATCTGCATTGCAGTACTCGTTTCATACTCAAAAAATTCAATTGGCAAGCTATTTTGATTCCATGCGAGAAGAATCTTTGGAATCTCTGTTATTGGGTTATTTTGAATGGTTGGCAAAAGAAAGCAGAGACAATGAACGAACGAAGTTCATCTTGCGTGTTGCTTATTTTCCACCACTTAAATTAGAAAAAGAAGTCGGTGAGTTGTTTAATCCATTTTTTGACACGATGCATCAGCATCTTACTCGGATATTACGAGAAAGACATCGCTATGAAAACGTGTTACATTCTGTGGATTTTTCAAATACAGCGTTAGCTTATCTGACCGTAATCGAAGGAACGATGTCTGAACTTGTCTACAGCGGCATCGAACGATACGAAAAGCGACTTCAAGCTATCTGGCCGATTTTTTGGCGCGGCTTAATCAATTAA
- a CDS encoding flavodoxin domain-containing protein has translation MLQVLILYTSSTGHTEEIADLLEKQLDSRMCKVTSENFEMGDMETRHLLQFDGILFGTYTYDDGDLPFETDIFCDTLRTVDLTGKVVGVFGSGDTAYEQFCSAVDLMKMEFTQQNAQVIQHSVKIDLSPDTQEDLQSIKKLADEFQQTTLNLISLKETRNV, from the coding sequence ATGTTACAAGTGCTCATTCTCTACACCAGCTCTACTGGTCATACAGAAGAAATAGCCGATTTACTGGAAAAGCAACTGGATTCAAGGATGTGTAAAGTGACTTCGGAGAATTTTGAAATGGGTGATATGGAAACTCGACACTTGCTTCAATTTGACGGTATTCTATTTGGTACCTATACGTACGACGATGGAGATCTTCCTTTTGAAACAGATATTTTTTGTGACACGCTGCGAACCGTCGATTTAACCGGCAAAGTGGTCGGTGTTTTCGGATCAGGTGATACTGCTTACGAACAATTCTGTTCAGCAGTTGATTTGATGAAAATGGAATTTACGCAGCAAAATGCTCAAGTAATCCAACATTCCGTCAAAATCGACTTGTCTCCTGACACGCAAGAAGACTTGCAATCCATCAAAAAACTAGCAGATGAGTTTCAACAAACTACTTTAAATCTAATTTCCCTTAAAGAAACCAGAAATGTTTAA
- a CDS encoding M1 family metallopeptidase, which produces MKLKGWAAVIIVVVGVSVFLMLRATVFCEECNRQETEIEKDATNAVYNLKLTLSETKEFQVAASINVTNDSADSWSELGFYLVPNAMNSEETPLYEDENLLIEISSVSVNGEDAEYKLDNNEFLVELDTNLEPESAVKVVVDYSMVLPQNGMRLSQVDDNFYLAHWYPMLGHYQDGWDIKDYNPTGESYDTDYGDFTVSYDLPKDYLVASSAEDGIIEAASTGTVKGENIKDFYLAIMNPDEWETETVQANDTALRVFTPLSANMLEETSELAVESYLYFEENIGDNPFGELDIIGNDGYMEYPNIIEVAADEGSQESVLVHEIAHQWFYFIVTNDPYNESWLDEGITEFSSSLFLSDLYDDDEYGFWGASTAEQYYPPETYVNLPLDKFDDNTYYSTIYGKVPMVLKAYFDENGGRETALRFLSAYYAEFQFGQVNTEEFKEFFEEYFEEDQSKFLNSWLK; this is translated from the coding sequence ATGAAGTTAAAGGGTTGGGCAGCAGTAATAATAGTTGTTGTTGGAGTCAGTGTTTTTTTAATGTTGAGAGCTACTGTCTTTTGCGAAGAATGTAATCGTCAGGAAACAGAAATTGAAAAAGACGCAACCAACGCGGTATATAATTTGAAGCTAACCCTGAGCGAGACAAAAGAATTTCAAGTAGCAGCTTCGATCAACGTAACAAACGACTCAGCCGATTCTTGGTCAGAACTCGGATTTTATTTAGTTCCCAATGCCATGAATTCGGAAGAAACACCGTTGTATGAAGATGAAAATTTGCTGATTGAAATTTCTTCCGTATCCGTTAACGGGGAGGATGCCGAGTATAAACTGGACAATAATGAGTTTCTAGTGGAGTTGGATACAAATCTGGAACCAGAATCTGCGGTGAAAGTGGTAGTCGATTATTCAATGGTTTTGCCGCAGAACGGCATGCGCTTGTCTCAAGTGGACGACAATTTTTATCTGGCACATTGGTATCCAATGCTCGGCCACTACCAAGATGGCTGGGATATTAAAGATTACAATCCGACAGGCGAGTCTTACGATACGGATTATGGTGATTTTACTGTCAGTTATGATTTGCCAAAAGACTATTTGGTCGCTAGTTCGGCTGAAGATGGCATAATCGAAGCTGCATCTACCGGCACGGTGAAAGGCGAAAACATCAAAGATTTTTACTTGGCAATTATGAATCCGGACGAGTGGGAAACTGAAACAGTACAAGCTAACGACACGGCGTTGCGCGTATTTACGCCCCTCTCAGCGAATATGCTGGAAGAGACATCTGAACTGGCTGTTGAATCTTATCTATATTTCGAAGAAAACATCGGCGATAATCCATTTGGAGAGTTGGACATTATTGGGAACGACGGCTATATGGAATATCCGAATATTATTGAAGTGGCAGCGGACGAGGGATCTCAGGAATCTGTCCTTGTACACGAAATAGCTCATCAATGGTTTTATTTTATAGTGACGAATGATCCATATAACGAGTCATGGCTAGACGAAGGGATAACGGAATTCAGTAGTTCCTTGTTTCTTAGTGACCTCTATGACGATGATGAATACGGATTCTGGGGCGCTTCAACAGCCGAACAGTATTATCCGCCAGAAACCTACGTGAATCTGCCGCTGGATAAATTTGATGACAATACTTATTATTCGACAATTTACGGCAAGGTGCCAATGGTGCTAAAAGCGTATTTTGATGAGAACGGTGGAAGAGAGACTGCTTTAAGGTTCTTATCTGCCTATTACGCAGAATTTCAATTTGGACAAGTAAATACGGAAGAATTTAAAGAATTTTTTGAAGAATATTTCGAAGAAGACCAAAGCAAGTTTTTGAATAGCTGGTTGAAATAA
- a CDS encoding DUF3169 family protein, with product MKKVFKTTGQLIIGALIGFFGMLVILQVEFRMDFSAYAYPVNLAILTIGTILAIFSLYRYFSIQFLTKKKLTGDEEDAAEGQMYRQYCDATLCSNLAMLLSLASLSISALASQPFWMLVFGLVLVFFGFFMSFILLSLLQEMYPERKLPSVSDKNYAEKLLDVSDDGEKHVMLGGLYKTYLTMNSLLIGAVVLLLFYSIVSESSQLFSIFVVVVILVVTNTQYQLSLRNK from the coding sequence ATGAAGAAAGTTTTTAAAACAACTGGTCAGTTGATCATTGGTGCATTGATTGGATTTTTCGGGATGCTAGTTATACTCCAAGTAGAATTCCGCATGGATTTCTCAGCTTATGCTTATCCTGTAAATTTAGCTATTCTAACGATTGGGACAATTCTTGCCATCTTCTCGCTCTATCGCTATTTTAGCATTCAGTTTCTTACCAAAAAGAAATTAACTGGAGATGAAGAAGATGCAGCGGAAGGACAAATGTACAGACAATACTGCGATGCCACGCTTTGTTCCAATTTAGCGATGCTGTTGAGTTTGGCATCCTTAAGCATAAGTGCTTTAGCATCTCAGCCGTTTTGGATGCTAGTGTTCGGTCTTGTTTTAGTGTTCTTCGGCTTTTTTATGTCTTTTATCCTTCTGAGCCTTTTACAAGAAATGTATCCGGAACGCAAGCTTCCATCGGTCAGCGATAAAAATTATGCTGAAAAATTGTTAGATGTTTCGGATGATGGTGAAAAGCATGTCATGCTTGGAGGCCTATACAAGACCTATCTCACCATGAACTCTCTTTTGATTGGAGCTGTTGTGCTGCTTCTTTTCTACTCGATCGTGTCAGAATCGTCCCAGCTTTTCAGTATATTTGTTGTTGTCGTTATTTTGGTGGTTACTAACACACAATATCAGCTCAGTTTACGAAATAAGTAA
- a CDS encoding NUDIX hydrolase → MPSGEIEKGETTEQACVREGWEETGFKVKVKQAIYTKTLVNGNYDVTTYYFLCEITEGQISYEDPDEEIEEIAWKTSEDLLTMQHDYPEDQEMLLSFLDRDVSEVGSIQK, encoded by the coding sequence GTGCCGTCGGGAGAGATTGAAAAAGGTGAAACAACTGAACAGGCATGTGTAAGAGAGGGTTGGGAAGAAACTGGATTCAAGGTCAAAGTCAAACAGGCCATTTACACCAAAACTCTTGTCAACGGAAATTACGATGTGACTACTTATTACTTTCTTTGTGAAATCACTGAAGGACAAATTTCTTATGAAGATCCGGATGAAGAGATTGAAGAAATTGCCTGGAAAACATCCGAAGATCTTTTAACGATGCAGCATGATTATCCTGAAGATCAGGAAATGTTGCTTTCTTTTTTGGACAGAGATGTATCAGAAGTTGGCTCGATACAAAAATAA
- a CDS encoding GNAT family N-acetyltransferase, whose protein sequence is MKIRKAELRDAPAIAKVHVDSWRTTYKDILPSGFLNSLSYKKRTALWEQNLAEKGNYVLVAETDEGTIVGFGTAAKRDTNRVDRSGDLTSIYLLEDYQGQGIGKMLLKNLFLHFKQLDYERIFVEVLEDNKTRFFYEYYGAKLIHTVQLKFDEKILNELIYEWENLDKVLEKL, encoded by the coding sequence ATGAAGATACGCAAAGCCGAACTAAGAGATGCACCGGCCATAGCAAAAGTACACGTGGATAGCTGGAGAACAACTTATAAAGACATTTTGCCAAGTGGCTTTCTAAATAGTTTATCCTATAAAAAGCGGACTGCATTATGGGAGCAAAACCTTGCAGAAAAAGGAAATTATGTACTAGTTGCAGAGACTGATGAAGGCACTATCGTTGGCTTTGGCACTGCTGCAAAGAGAGACACCAATAGAGTCGACAGATCGGGCGATTTGACTTCTATTTACTTGCTTGAAGATTATCAAGGGCAAGGCATTGGAAAAATGTTGTTGAAAAATTTGTTCCTGCACTTCAAACAATTAGATTATGAGAGAATCTTTGTGGAAGTGCTAGAAGACAATAAAACACGATTTTTCTATGAGTATTATGGAGCAAAACTGATCCATACAGTTCAGCTGAAATTTGATGAAAAAATACTAAACGAATTGATCTATGAGTGGGAGAATCTAGACAAAGTGCTGGAGAAACTTTAA
- a CDS encoding helix-turn-helix transcriptional regulator → MKTKLKELRARLEINQTDLAKRAKISRQTVSLIERGEFMPSLLIATKIARVFNEPVEEIFQFEEEELE, encoded by the coding sequence ATGAAAACAAAATTAAAGGAGTTGCGGGCACGTCTAGAAATCAACCAGACAGATTTGGCAAAACGCGCGAAAATTTCAAGGCAAACTGTGAGCTTGATCGAGCGCGGGGAATTTATGCCCTCGTTGCTCATCGCTACGAAAATTGCACGTGTCTTTAACGAACCCGTTGAAGAGATTTTTCAATTTGAAGAGGAGGAATTGGAATGA
- a CDS encoding HIT family protein: MSYEAHCPFCNPYKDHNQQIVFENTTCYFLQYDEQQDVLEGSGVIVPKQHRAVTFDLTKEEWNDTYDLLQKAKEYIDATYSPDGFTLGWNVGEASNQSIHHSHFHVIPRYNDEPLAGKGLRHWLKQPENRRTKKSGN, encoded by the coding sequence ATGTCTTACGAAGCACACTGCCCGTTTTGCAACCCGTATAAAGACCATAATCAACAAATTGTATTTGAGAATACAACCTGTTATTTTTTACAGTATGACGAGCAGCAGGATGTGCTGGAGGGAAGTGGCGTAATTGTCCCGAAGCAACATCGTGCAGTCACTTTTGACTTAACAAAAGAGGAATGGAACGATACATACGACTTGCTGCAAAAAGCTAAAGAATACATAGACGCAACATATTCACCAGATGGCTTCACTCTAGGGTGGAATGTTGGAGAAGCTTCGAATCAGTCTATTCACCATAGTCATTTCCATGTTATTCCTCGCTATAATGATGAGCCGTTAGCCGGAAAGGGATTGCGTCATTGGTTGAAGCAACCGGAGAATAGAAGGACAAAGAAGAGTGGCAACTAA
- a CDS encoding immunoglobulin-like domain-containing protein, producing MKKIIGLALIAVLFAACGVEPPMTTLTDPSPDQEMASSKSGLSLLLDEQIFAETPSVIVTTIKNDSMQDFGFGEYFHIEFKKDGEWYILTHSDAVFINNPNMTDFGNVLSAGQKTTMVFSIEKLGIVLVPGEYRLVKTFLTQEQAFFEISIASAFAVE from the coding sequence ATGAAAAAAATAATAGGGCTCGCGCTTATTGCGGTTTTGTTCGCAGCTTGTGGTGTAGAACCACCGATGACGACTTTGACAGATCCGTCGCCCGATCAAGAAATGGCTTCCAGTAAATCGGGGCTGTCGCTGCTTCTGGATGAGCAAATTTTTGCAGAAACGCCTTCTGTTATTGTCACAACTATTAAGAATGACAGTATGCAGGACTTTGGTTTCGGAGAATATTTTCATATTGAATTTAAAAAAGACGGTGAATGGTATATTTTGACTCATTCTGATGCTGTATTTATTAATAACCCGAATATGACTGACTTTGGTAATGTGTTATCAGCCGGACAAAAAACAACTATGGTATTTTCTATTGAAAAATTAGGGATTGTTTTAGTTCCAGGTGAGTATCGACTTGTCAAAACCTTTTTGACACAAGAACAAGCTTTTTTTGAAATCTCGATTGCGTCAGCGTTTGCTGTAGAATAA
- a CDS encoding GNAT family N-acetyltransferase, which produces MQIETKRLKMIPSDSHSVSLMATQNYDNGPEVANHVKELADDPTLYGWGSWLVLRKSDDVFLGDAGFKGKPNAKREVEIGYGFLESFWRRGYGTEAVGGLIDWAFNTMAVEKNCRNKFG; this is translated from the coding sequence GTGCAAATAGAAACTAAAAGACTCAAAATGATTCCGAGTGACAGCCATTCTGTCTCACTGATGGCAACTCAAAATTATGATAACGGTCCTGAAGTTGCCAATCATGTGAAAGAACTGGCGGACGATCCGACTTTATATGGCTGGGGAAGCTGGTTGGTTCTGCGGAAATCTGATGACGTGTTTCTTGGAGATGCGGGTTTCAAAGGAAAACCGAACGCTAAACGAGAAGTAGAAATCGGTTATGGGTTTCTTGAATCTTTTTGGCGTAGGGGTTATGGAACTGAAGCGGTTGGAGGGCTTATAGATTGGGCTTTTAATACGATGGCGGTAGAAAAAAATTGCAGAAACAAATTTGGATAA